A genome region from Camelina sativa cultivar DH55 chromosome 10, Cs, whole genome shotgun sequence includes the following:
- the LOC109126962 gene encoding defensin-like protein 37, which produces MAVKLICLCLFVYIALLISGVATTQGRTMTTSARGRGRKSGRTEWLYVAGECAKLPRCNKYCVSNGFHLGGFCKKLSPQASSLFCVCKYT; this is translated from the exons ATGGCCGTGAAGCTCATTTGCCTCTGTCTTTTCGTATACATTGCCCTTCTCATTTCAG GGGTGGCTACTACTCAAGGCCGGACGATGACCACATCTGCGAGAGGACGGGGTAGGAAGAGTGGCCGGACGGAATGGCTGTATGTAGCCGGAGAATGTGCGAAATTACCACGTTGCAACAAATATTGCGTCTCCAATGGGTTTCATCTTGGTGGGTTTTGTAAGAAATTGTCTCCTCAAGCTTCCTCTCTTTTCTGTGTCTGTAAATATACCTAG
- the LOC104719140 gene encoding uncharacterized protein At4g13230 — MTSFAVVARLITRAPRARASIPTRLVHGSTRNEASVCDKATEAQQKVAKKADEGAQTISDAAGNLKDKAKNTAEEAWDKVKDTTEKIKDTVTGKTEETKESINATAKTVERSMNTKNLK; from the exons ATGACAAGCTTCGCAGTTGTTGCAAGACTCATCACAAGAGCTCCAAGAGCTCGTGCTTCCATCCCTACAAGACTCGTCCAT gGGAGTACAAGGAATGAAGCCTCCGTCTGTGACAAAGCCACAGAGGCTCAGCAAAAG GTGGCCAAGAAGGCAGACGAAGGAGCACAGACGATCTCAGACGCTGCTGGTAACTTGAAGGATAAGGCGAAGAACACAGCAGAGGAGGCATGGGATAAAGTGAAGGACACTACGGAGAAGATCAAAGATACGGTCACCGGAAAAACTGAAGAAACCAAGGAGTCCATTAATGCCACTGCCAAGACCGTCGAGAGAAGCATGAACACCAAGAACCTGAAATGA